A genomic region of Neisseria cinerea contains the following coding sequences:
- a CDS encoding terminase small subunit, whose product MAMNEQKELFAKAKLRGLSNREAAIAAGYSEKTASASGSRLAKDEDVLAEIERLKLLRSSDPVSVSVERAAVEAVPDVQPVQAVPLVERPAEAAESLDRIALSARGRAIVRGTTIELDGVCYEQTDPKDQLILCSLGVISLNRQQIDAAKALLGYFHGKVADQGKKDAERERAANAAGGRFSPMDAPKPVQGLLC is encoded by the coding sequence ATGGCAATGAATGAGCAAAAGGAATTGTTTGCCAAAGCGAAATTGCGAGGGTTGTCGAACCGGGAGGCTGCGATAGCGGCTGGGTATAGCGAAAAGACGGCCAGCGCAAGCGGCAGTCGTTTGGCAAAAGATGAGGATGTTTTGGCGGAAATTGAACGCCTGAAGCTTCTCCGGTCGTCTGATCCGGTTTCCGTTTCTGTGGAGCGGGCTGCTGTAGAGGCTGTTCCTGATGTGCAGCCGGTTCAGGCTGTGCCTCTTGTTGAAAGACCTGCCGAGGCAGCGGAAAGTTTGGACAGGATTGCGTTGTCGGCGCGTGGGCGTGCCATCGTTCGTGGCACTACGATTGAATTGGATGGCGTTTGCTACGAACAAACTGACCCGAAAGACCAGTTGATTTTGTGTTCTTTGGGTGTGATTTCGTTGAACCGTCAGCAGATTGATGCTGCGAAGGCGTTGTTGGGGTATTTCCACGGCAAGGTTGCGGATCAAGGCAAGAAGGATGCTGAACGCGAGCGCGCCGCGAATGCGGCAGGCGGTAGGTTTAGCCCGATGGATGCACCTAAGCCCGTGCAAGGTTTGTTATGTTGA
- a CDS encoding head maturation protease, ClpP-related yields the protein MSLKNLPQISALSSMPKSLSFDMRPDAANRWDSGVKAKTETDNVITMYDQIGESFWSEGVTAKRVAAALRAIGDKEVVVNINSPGGDYFEGISIYNLLAQHPAKVTVQIVGLAASAASVIAMAGDEILMGEGSFLMIHNAWSLAIGNRHDLAGSIETLAQIDDVMADLYAARSSLSKAEIVGMMDRESWIGKSKALEDGFADGEIDVKEIEQSGDGEQKKAMALIESSLAQQGYSRAQRRDVFNNLFHGTPRAAEPAVKPCAGGDLKTAQALQNLIQTMKG from the coding sequence ATGAGCCTGAAAAATCTGCCGCAGATTAGTGCGTTATCTTCTATGCCGAAATCGCTGTCTTTCGATATGCGCCCGGATGCGGCGAACCGTTGGGACAGCGGGGTTAAGGCGAAAACCGAAACCGACAATGTCATCACGATGTACGACCAAATCGGCGAGAGCTTTTGGAGCGAAGGGGTAACGGCCAAGCGTGTTGCCGCCGCTCTGCGTGCTATCGGCGACAAAGAGGTTGTCGTCAACATCAACAGCCCCGGCGGTGACTACTTCGAGGGTATCTCTATTTACAACCTGTTGGCGCAACATCCGGCAAAGGTAACGGTTCAGATTGTCGGCCTTGCCGCCTCTGCCGCCTCCGTGATTGCGATGGCGGGCGACGAGATTCTGATGGGTGAAGGGTCGTTCCTGATGATACACAACGCTTGGAGCCTTGCGATTGGCAACCGTCATGATTTGGCGGGCAGTATTGAAACGCTGGCGCAAATTGATGACGTGATGGCTGATTTGTATGCCGCGCGTTCGAGCCTGTCGAAGGCGGAAATCGTCGGCATGATGGATCGTGAAAGCTGGATAGGAAAATCAAAAGCCCTTGAGGATGGTTTTGCCGACGGTGAAATCGATGTGAAGGAAATCGAGCAGTCCGGCGACGGCGAACAGAAAAAAGCGATGGCTCTGATTGAGTCAAGCCTCGCGCAACAGGGATACAGCCGCGCCCAACGCCGCGATGTATTCAACAATTTATTCCACGGCACGCCCCGCGCTGCCGAACCTGCCGTCAAGCCGTGCGCTGGCGGCGATTTGAAGACGGCGCAAGCCTTGCAAAATTTAATTCAGACCATGAAAGGTTAA
- a CDS encoding phage portal protein, whose translation MAKEKKAKNKSRPRADSGGLVFEGLNDPALLEFIRSGQIGGGVGIDGRKALCNAALYRCITLISQSIGMLPLNVLHNDDGRETATEHPVWKLLKRQPNKFQTAYEFKSLLQSHVLQYGNAYARIIRSRGQVIQLVPIHPIAVQVKQRDDWSVHYVVTRKDGGLLDFEADDVLHLRDLTDDGLEGMSRVKLAKRALGIAFDAEDAASRIFSEGVMAGGYLATDKALSDKAYNQLQESLQKRYSGKANAGRFMILEEGLKAEKWGNTASDAQHIENRNHQIEEIARMFGVPRPLLMMDDTSWGSGISELGVFFLKYGLLPWFTMWEQALTRSLLTPAEQDRLIFKFNAGALLRGSLENQAEFFAKALGSGGHGAWMTQNEVREISDLPKSTDRSADTLRQAQQGKNYEPEKSAAD comes from the coding sequence ATGGCGAAAGAGAAAAAAGCCAAAAACAAAAGCCGCCCGCGTGCTGACTCGGGCGGCTTGGTTTTTGAGGGGTTGAACGACCCTGCGTTGTTGGAATTTATCCGCAGCGGTCAAATCGGCGGCGGTGTGGGCATTGATGGGCGAAAGGCTTTGTGCAATGCCGCGCTTTACCGGTGCATTACCTTAATCAGCCAAAGTATCGGGATGTTGCCGTTGAATGTGCTGCATAACGATGACGGACGTGAGACTGCTACGGAGCATCCTGTCTGGAAACTGCTGAAACGGCAGCCGAATAAGTTTCAGACGGCCTATGAGTTCAAAAGTCTGCTGCAAAGCCATGTCTTGCAATATGGCAATGCCTACGCGCGGATTATCCGTTCGCGCGGTCAGGTCATTCAGCTTGTGCCGATTCATCCGATAGCGGTGCAGGTCAAGCAGCGTGACGATTGGAGTGTGCATTATGTGGTTACGCGCAAAGACGGCGGTTTGCTGGATTTTGAGGCGGATGATGTATTGCACCTGCGCGATTTGACCGACGACGGCTTAGAGGGCATGAGCCGCGTGAAGTTGGCGAAGCGGGCGTTGGGTATTGCTTTCGATGCTGAGGACGCGGCAAGCCGTATTTTCTCGGAAGGGGTGATGGCCGGCGGCTATTTGGCAACGGACAAGGCGTTGAGCGATAAGGCGTACAACCAACTTCAGGAATCTTTGCAAAAGCGGTATAGCGGCAAAGCGAATGCCGGCCGTTTTATGATTTTGGAAGAGGGTCTGAAGGCTGAGAAGTGGGGCAATACTGCTTCTGACGCGCAGCATATTGAAAACCGAAATCATCAAATCGAGGAAATTGCGCGGATGTTTGGCGTGCCGCGCCCGTTGCTGATGATGGACGACACGTCATGGGGCAGCGGTATCAGTGAATTGGGGGTGTTTTTCCTGAAATACGGACTTCTGCCTTGGTTCACGATGTGGGAGCAGGCGTTGACACGATCTCTGCTGACGCCTGCTGAGCAAGACCGCCTGATATTCAAGTTTAATGCCGGTGCGCTGTTGCGCGGCAGCTTGGAAAATCAGGCGGAATTTTTTGCCAAAGCTTTGGGTAGCGGTGGACACGGCGCATGGATGACGCAAAACGAAGTGCGCGAAATTTCCGACCTGCCGAAATCAACAGATAGGTCTGCCGATACTTTGCGGCAGGCGCAACAAGGAAAGAATTATGAGCCTGAAAAATCTGCCGCAGATTAG
- a CDS encoding terminase large subunit, protein MLKKTWSTACPDWQERIIAGKSLIPFPPLYQEPAEMALRIFKQLRLVDVPGEPMMGEVTREWVYEFVAAIFGAYEPTSGVRLIQEFFLLISKKNMKSTLAAGVMLTALILNWRREAEFFIIAPTVEVANNSFKPAKAMIRADEELSDLFQVQDHTRTITHRTTGATLKILAAESDTVAGIKGTGVLIEEVWLFGKRAKAADMFTEAKGGLASRPEGFVIYLSTMSDEAPAGVFADLLKRAREVRDGKRVDNRLLPVLYEFPKEMLDSGTYRLPENFYITNPNMGASVSEAYLMGEFETAKADGEIALRRFMAKHLNVQIALSLTADYWAGAEFWEDSGKNPEINLDWMLEHCEVIDIGVDGGGLDDLLGISAVGRLKDNPRMWAAWFHAWAHPSVLERRKEIAPVLLDFAKQGDLTIVHRIGDDSDEVAGLAARVYQSGLLDKCGLDPHGVGAILDAMLEYGVPEDAVVGVSQGWKLGAAIKTAERKLAEGCFIHSGSAMMNWVVGNARVEPRANGILITKQASGSAKIDPLMAMFDAVSLLSLNPTARGASVYETRGIRML, encoded by the coding sequence ATGTTGAAGAAAACTTGGTCGACTGCCTGTCCTGATTGGCAGGAAAGGATTATTGCCGGGAAAAGCCTGATTCCGTTTCCTCCGCTGTATCAGGAGCCTGCTGAAATGGCGTTGCGCATTTTCAAGCAGTTGCGCTTGGTGGATGTGCCGGGCGAGCCGATGATGGGCGAGGTAACGCGCGAATGGGTGTATGAATTTGTTGCAGCCATTTTCGGGGCGTATGAGCCTACTTCAGGTGTTCGGTTGATTCAGGAATTTTTCTTGTTGATTAGTAAGAAAAATATGAAATCGACCTTGGCGGCGGGGGTGATGCTGACCGCGCTGATTTTGAATTGGCGGCGCGAGGCGGAATTTTTCATTATTGCACCGACGGTCGAGGTGGCAAACAACAGTTTCAAACCTGCGAAGGCGATGATACGGGCGGATGAGGAGCTGTCAGACCTGTTTCAGGTACAGGACCATACGCGGACGATTACGCACCGCACGACAGGGGCAACCTTGAAGATTCTTGCTGCCGAAAGCGATACGGTAGCGGGTATCAAGGGGACGGGCGTTTTGATTGAGGAGGTTTGGTTGTTCGGTAAGCGCGCGAAGGCGGCGGATATGTTTACCGAAGCCAAAGGCGGTTTGGCCAGCCGTCCTGAAGGGTTTGTGATTTACCTTTCCACGATGTCGGATGAGGCGCCGGCGGGTGTGTTTGCCGACTTGCTGAAACGCGCCCGCGAAGTGCGCGACGGTAAGCGTGTGGATAATCGGTTGTTGCCGGTGCTGTATGAGTTTCCGAAGGAGATGTTGGACAGCGGTACTTACCGACTGCCTGAAAACTTCTACATCACCAATCCGAATATGGGCGCGTCTGTTTCCGAAGCCTACCTGATGGGGGAGTTTGAAACAGCCAAGGCGGACGGAGAAATCGCGCTTCGCCGATTTATGGCGAAGCATTTGAATGTGCAGATTGCCTTGTCTCTGACTGCTGATTATTGGGCAGGAGCGGAATTTTGGGAGGATAGTGGAAAAAATCCCGAAATTAATTTGGATTGGATGCTGGAGCACTGCGAAGTCATCGACATTGGTGTGGACGGCGGCGGTTTGGATGACTTGCTGGGAATTTCTGCCGTTGGCCGTCTGAAAGACAATCCGCGGATGTGGGCGGCGTGGTTTCATGCTTGGGCGCATCCGTCGGTATTGGAGCGGCGCAAGGAAATCGCGCCTGTTTTGTTGGATTTTGCCAAGCAGGGGGATTTGACGATTGTCCACCGAATCGGCGATGACAGCGATGAGGTGGCGGGGTTGGCGGCTCGGGTTTATCAGAGCGGCTTGCTGGATAAATGCGGTCTTGACCCGCACGGGGTCGGTGCGATTTTGGACGCGATGTTGGAATATGGCGTTCCGGAAGATGCGGTTGTCGGTGTGTCGCAGGGCTGGAAGCTGGGCGCGGCGATTAAGACGGCGGAACGCAAGCTTGCGGAGGGCTGTTTTATCCATAGCGGCAGCGCGATGATGAATTGGGTGGTCGGGAATGCCCGCGTCGAGCCTCGCGCCAATGGTATTTTAATTACCAAGCAGGCGAGCGGTTCGGCGAAGATTGACCCGTTGATGGCGATGTTTGACGCGGTGTCGCTTTTGTCGCTGAATCCGACAGCCCGTGGTGCATCGGTTTATGAAACACGCGGAATCAGAATGTTGTGA
- a CDS encoding phage major capsid protein, with protein MKQTMIARGLLAAFADAGNTAPDVGALLAELNSSFAAFKDSKEKEIAALQKGSEEAKASSAKAEAEISKLQASIDDLSVQMAAAQMNGGAGKLDKEAQAAVDATVSFMKSGEVRADLKKSDDSNGGYLVPKEWDRTITDKLRTVSPLRKLFKVQTTSKPKFSKLYNMHGAGSGWVGEEDARAKTDTPTFKSLDFDTGEIYANPAATQQMLDDAEINLEAFLADEVKTEFAVAENKAFISGDGQKGKPTGLLTYAEGGTNATKHPLGAIKVVKSGNAAAVTADSVIDLVYSLPAEYSQGAGFMMNRKTLAAVRKLKDGQGNYLWQPSYQQDQPSTLCGYPVYEVADMPDVAANALCIAFGDFNRAYMILDRKGVSILRDPYTNKPFVQFYTTKRVGGGVDNPEACVLLKVAA; from the coding sequence ATGAAACAAACGATGATTGCTCGCGGCTTGCTTGCCGCTTTTGCCGATGCCGGCAATACTGCGCCCGATGTGGGCGCGTTGTTGGCGGAATTGAACAGTTCCTTTGCTGCGTTCAAAGACAGCAAAGAAAAAGAAATTGCCGCTTTGCAGAAAGGCAGTGAAGAAGCCAAAGCTTCTTCAGCCAAAGCCGAAGCCGAAATTTCCAAACTCCAAGCCTCTATCGACGACTTGTCTGTGCAAATGGCCGCCGCACAAATGAACGGCGGTGCCGGTAAGCTGGATAAGGAAGCGCAGGCGGCGGTTGACGCTACTGTGTCGTTTATGAAGTCCGGCGAAGTGCGCGCGGATTTGAAAAAATCGGACGACTCCAACGGCGGCTATTTGGTGCCGAAGGAATGGGACCGCACCATCACCGATAAGCTGCGTACTGTATCGCCGCTGCGTAAGCTGTTTAAGGTTCAGACGACCTCGAAGCCGAAATTCAGCAAACTGTACAATATGCACGGCGCGGGCAGCGGTTGGGTGGGTGAAGAAGACGCCCGCGCCAAAACCGATACGCCGACGTTCAAGTCTTTGGACTTCGACACGGGCGAAATTTACGCCAATCCTGCCGCAACGCAACAGATGTTGGACGATGCCGAAATCAATCTCGAAGCATTCCTTGCCGATGAAGTGAAAACTGAATTTGCTGTTGCCGAAAACAAAGCCTTTATCAGCGGCGACGGTCAAAAAGGTAAACCGACCGGCTTGCTGACCTATGCCGAAGGCGGCACCAATGCAACCAAGCACCCGTTGGGCGCAATCAAGGTTGTTAAATCCGGCAACGCGGCGGCGGTTACTGCCGATTCGGTCATTGATTTGGTTTATTCGCTGCCTGCGGAATATTCGCAAGGCGCGGGCTTTATGATGAACCGCAAAACGCTGGCCGCCGTCCGCAAGCTGAAAGATGGTCAGGGTAATTACCTGTGGCAGCCGAGCTATCAGCAAGACCAGCCGTCCACTTTGTGCGGCTATCCGGTTTATGAAGTCGCCGATATGCCTGATGTTGCCGCGAATGCGCTGTGTATCGCTTTTGGCGATTTCAACCGCGCGTATATGATTCTTGACCGCAAGGGTGTGAGCATTCTGCGTGACCCGTATACGAACAAGCCGTTCGTGCAGTTCTACACGACCAAGCGCGTTGGCGGCGGTGTGGACAATCCTGAAGCCTGTGTGCTGCTGAAAG